One part of the bacterium genome encodes these proteins:
- a CDS encoding nucleotidyltransferase family protein produces MSIPKIAVSRKKIADFCQRNHIRRLSLFGSVLREDFRPDSDVDVLVEFEPGHVPGFFRLFDMEEELSPLFSGRKVDIRTAEDLSRYFRDEVLASAQVQYDQK; encoded by the coding sequence ATGAGCATTCCTAAGATTGCCGTATCCAGGAAAAAAATTGCCGACTTTTGCCAGCGCAATCACATCCGCAGGCTATCCCTGTTCGGTTCTGTCCTGCGGGAGGACTTTAGACCGGACAGCGATGTGGATGTGCTGGTTGAATTTGAACCTGGACATGTGCCTGGCTTTTTCCGGTTATTCGATATGGAGGAAGAATTATCACCCCTTTTTAGCGGGCGAAAGGTGGATATTCGAACGGCAGAGGACTTAAGCCGGTATTTCCGGGATGAAGTGCTAGCGAGCGCACAGGTGCAGTATGATCAGAAATGA
- a CDS encoding NADH-quinone oxidoreductase subunit M, producing the protein MSLPLLSLILWAPVLGIVLIFLLPGKEWTAKKAALLSTGIPLAISVYLLFHFQPDGGYQFVENLVWIKELGVSYFLGVDGLNLGLVILVSLLSFLVVLSMPHEGEHAGAFYCCLLIMEYGLLGVFLSLDLILFYIFWEIVLIPGYFLISIWGGPNRQKASIKFLLYTLLGSLIILIAILAIYTRANLHTFSIPALLTAKLSVRFQQLIFFFLLIGMAIKVPLFPFHSWQPDAYVEAPNSVTVLLSGLMAKMGVYGFIRVGYSLVPQGSTDFSWLICILATVTIVYANLCAAMQQDLKRMFAYSSLGHMGLIMLGVGVLNPMGLKGSIFHMFNHGIITGSIFMAISMIEDTLGTIQIKKLRLIVHYIPTGAMLFWLLLLASFGFPGMSSFIAEIYILAGAFQAKVIFGVIAMIGTIIMAGYIFSVLPKISFRGNQSIGLDQEGTQQVAGYNKKLIFSLVSLSIIIILLGFYPKLLLSTSHSFVAQFIARMQMP; encoded by the coding sequence TTGTCACTGCCTCTGCTTTCATTGATACTCTGGGCGCCTGTTCTTGGCATCGTCTTGATCTTTTTACTTCCGGGAAAGGAGTGGACCGCAAAAAAGGCTGCGCTTCTGAGCACCGGCATCCCACTGGCCATCTCGGTGTATCTTCTTTTTCATTTTCAGCCTGACGGGGGTTACCAGTTTGTGGAAAATCTGGTCTGGATCAAGGAGCTTGGGGTGTCTTACTTCCTCGGTGTGGACGGGCTCAATCTCGGTCTGGTGATTCTGGTCAGCCTGCTGAGCTTTCTGGTCGTCCTGTCCATGCCTCATGAGGGAGAACATGCAGGGGCATTTTACTGCTGCCTGCTGATCATGGAATATGGGCTCCTGGGAGTGTTTTTATCTCTGGACCTGATCCTCTTTTATATCTTCTGGGAAATCGTTCTTATTCCCGGCTATTTTCTCATCAGCATCTGGGGCGGCCCCAACCGGCAGAAGGCGAGCATCAAATTCCTGCTGTATACTCTCCTGGGCAGCCTGATCATACTGATTGCCATTCTGGCCATATATACCAGAGCCAACCTGCATACTTTCAGTATCCCTGCCCTGCTCACAGCAAAGCTTTCAGTCAGGTTTCAACAGCTCATCTTCTTTTTCCTCCTGATCGGTATGGCCATTAAGGTACCCCTTTTCCCCTTCCATAGCTGGCAGCCGGATGCTTATGTCGAAGCGCCCAATTCGGTCACGGTCCTCCTTTCGGGGCTGATGGCCAAAATGGGGGTCTATGGTTTTATTCGCGTGGGATACAGCCTGGTTCCCCAGGGAAGCACAGATTTCAGTTGGCTTATCTGCATCCTGGCTACGGTTACTATTGTCTATGCCAACCTCTGTGCGGCCATGCAGCAGGATCTCAAGCGGATGTTCGCCTATTCGAGCCTGGGACATATGGGATTGATTATGCTTGGGGTAGGGGTCCTGAATCCTATGGGCCTTAAGGGATCCATCTTCCATATGTTCAACCATGGAATCATTACCGGGTCTATTTTCATGGCCATCAGCATGATTGAGGATACTCTGGGCACCATTCAAATCAAGAAGCTGCGTCTGATTGTCCATTATATCCCGACCGGGGCCATGCTGTTCTGGCTCCTTCTGCTGGCTTCCTTCGGGTTTCCGGGCATGAGCAGCTTCATTGCCGAAATCTACATCCTGGCCGGCGCTTTCCAGGCAAAAGTCATCTTCGGGGTGATCGCCATGATCGGGACGATTATCATGGCTGGATACATCTTTTCCGTGCTGCCGAAGATCTCGTTCCGGGGAAACCAAAGCATCGGCCTGGATCAGGAAGGCACTCAGCAGGTGGCAGGCTACAATAAAAAGCTCATTTTTTCTCTGGTCTCCTTATCAATCATCATCATCTTGCTGGGCTTCTATCCAAAATTACTGCTCTCGACTTCCCATTCCTTTGTTGCCCAATTCATAGCCAGGATGCAGATGCCATGA
- the nuoK gene encoding NADH-quinone oxidoreductase subunit NuoK gives MMIPLSYYLMFSAVLFCIGVYGVLARRNSIMILVSIELMLNAVNINLVAFSAYIRGSDLAGQMFSLFAIAVGAGEIGVGLAVILNLYRLRNTINIDQIDFLKW, from the coding sequence ATCATGATACCTCTTTCCTACTACCTGATGTTTTCAGCCGTGCTCTTCTGTATCGGTGTTTACGGGGTATTGGCCAGAAGAAATTCGATCATGATTCTCGTATCCATCGAGCTCATGCTGAATGCCGTAAACATTAACCTGGTTGCCTTTTCTGCCTATATCAGAGGATCGGATCTGGCCGGGCAGATGTTTTCCCTGTTCGCTATCGCCGTGGGGGCGGGGGAGATCGGGGTGGGATTGGCTGTTATTTTGAACCTCTATCGGTTAAGAAACACGATTAATATTGACCAGATAGACTTTCTGAAATGGTAG
- a CDS encoding NADH-quinone oxidoreductase subunit N → MNMDLKLFLPEIIIFLSGTVILIADLFMQEKNKKALGLLAETGSILAIVQLVNMFVLRQSFSSELFTIDPFSHFIKIILLLSTGLVILLSIDYFKKNISHKGEYYCLILFSVTGMMFMVSASNFISFFLSLQLTSIPLYILSGIDKNDARSNEAAYKYLMLGMLASVVMLYGMTFVYGFSGACNFEGIAWQLSNLNLHEHPVLLMSMIFIFAGFAFKVAAVPFHFWVPDTYEGAPTPVTSFLATAPKVAGFAALIRLVTTAFSPLISQWRILFGVLSIMSMCVGNLVALSQTNIKRMLGFSSIAHVGYILMAFAVADRPAFSAAIFYLMIYGIVNIGTFAVIAAVMQGEDHHIQRLAGLSKKSPLMSLSIAVFFISMIGIPPTPGFWGKFDLFASAINRGMTWLAVVGIINSIISVSYYINVLRYVYADREGDGGVNKGVTAAADGLKIPCLMKLVVGIALALTIIIATYPEPFIEIARAAAIALKTELWL, encoded by the coding sequence ATGAACATGGATTTGAAGCTGTTTTTACCCGAAATTATCATTTTCCTTTCCGGCACGGTCATTCTCATCGCTGATCTGTTCATGCAGGAGAAAAACAAGAAAGCTCTCGGTCTGCTGGCAGAGACCGGGTCTATCCTGGCTATCGTTCAATTAGTCAACATGTTCGTTCTTCGCCAGAGTTTCTCCAGCGAGCTTTTCACTATCGACCCCTTCAGCCATTTCATCAAAATCATCCTTCTGCTCAGCACAGGGCTGGTTATCCTGCTCTCCATCGACTATTTCAAGAAGAATATCAGCCACAAGGGGGAGTACTACTGCCTGATTCTCTTCTCCGTAACCGGCATGATGTTTATGGTTTCAGCCAGTAACTTTATCAGTTTTTTCCTCAGCCTGCAATTGACGAGCATTCCCCTCTACATCCTGTCCGGAATCGATAAAAATGATGCCCGCTCAAACGAGGCTGCCTACAAGTATCTGATGCTCGGCATGCTGGCTTCCGTGGTTATGCTCTATGGAATGACTTTTGTCTATGGATTTAGCGGGGCATGCAATTTTGAAGGGATAGCCTGGCAACTCAGCAATCTTAATCTCCATGAGCATCCGGTCCTTTTGATGTCCATGATTTTTATCTTTGCCGGATTTGCCTTTAAAGTTGCTGCTGTTCCTTTTCATTTCTGGGTGCCGGATACATACGAGGGAGCACCGACCCCGGTGACATCCTTTCTGGCCACGGCCCCCAAGGTGGCAGGCTTTGCCGCCCTGATCCGCCTCGTGACCACGGCCTTCAGTCCCCTGATCAGCCAGTGGCGGATACTGTTTGGTGTTCTTTCCATCATGAGCATGTGCGTGGGTAACCTTGTGGCCCTCTCCCAGACCAATATCAAACGGATGCTCGGCTTTTCCAGCATAGCTCATGTCGGATATATCCTGATGGCCTTTGCTGTAGCTGACCGCCCGGCCTTCAGCGCGGCCATTTTTTACCTGATGATCTATGGTATCGTCAATATCGGGACCTTTGCCGTCATCGCCGCGGTCATGCAGGGAGAAGACCATCATATTCAACGGCTTGCGGGATTATCAAAAAAATCTCCCCTGATGTCGCTTTCCATAGCCGTCTTTTTTATCTCCATGATCGGTATTCCTCCAACGCCGGGCTTTTGGGGCAAATTCGATCTCTTCGCCTCGGCCATTAACCGGGGAATGACCTGGCTGGCCGTTGTCGGCATTATTAATTCAATTATCTCCGTGTCTTACTATATAAACGTACTGCGCTATGTTTACGCAGACCGGGAGGGTGATGGCGGGGTGAATAAAGGAGTGACCGCAGCGGCCGATGGTCTGAAGATTCCCTGCCTTATGAAACTGGTGGTAGGCATTGCCCTGGCTCTGACCATAATCATTGCCACCTACCCGGAGCCGTTCATCGAAATAGCCAGAGCAGCAGCCATCGCCCTGAAGACCGAATTGTGGCTCTGA